In Fundulus heteroclitus isolate FHET01 chromosome 18, MU-UCD_Fhet_4.1, whole genome shotgun sequence, a single genomic region encodes these proteins:
- the calm3a gene encoding calmodulin 3a (phosphorylase kinase, delta), whose protein sequence is MADQLTEEQIAEFKEAFSLFDKDGDGTITTKELGTVMRSLGQNPTEAELQDMINEVDADGNGTIDFPEFLTMMARKMKDTDSEEEIREAFRVFDKDGNGYISAAELRHVMTNLGEKLTDEEVDEMIREADIDGDGQVNYEEFVQMMTAK, encoded by the exons ATG GCTGATCAGCTGACCGAGGAGCAGATTGCTG AGTTCAAGGAGGCGTTCTCACTGTTTGACAAGGATGGGGACGGTACAATCACTACCAAGGAGCTTGGCACAGTGATGCGCTCTCTGGGACAGAACCCCACTGAAGCCGAACTGCAGGACATGATCAACGAGGTTGATGCTGACG GTAATGGGACTATTGACTTCCCTGAGTTCCTGACTATGATGGCAAGGAAAATGAAAGACACAGACAGCGAGGAGGAGATCAGAGAAGCTTTCAGGGTCTTTGACAAG GACGGTAACGGCTACATCAGTGCGGCGGAGCTACGGCACGTTATGACCAACCTGGGGGAGAAGCTCACCGACGAGGAGGTCGACGAGATGATCCGCGAGGCTGATATTGACGGCGATGGCCAGGTCAACTACGAGG AGTTTGTCCAGATGATGACTGCCAAGTGA